One genomic region from Streptomyces sp. NBC_01431 encodes:
- a CDS encoding cupin domain-containing protein yields the protein MNPAHTASPGSSPAPASFAVHIADAELEPEPLDPDQIVSGAPEVSGKVLWESADGKQIRGIWQITPGVVTDTEADELFVVVSGRATVEVAGGGTLEIGPGDVCVLREGDRTTWTVHETLRKAYQISC from the coding sequence ATGAACCCGGCCCACACCGCCTCCCCCGGCTCCTCACCGGCACCCGCCTCCTTTGCCGTGCACATCGCCGACGCCGAACTGGAGCCGGAGCCCCTGGACCCGGACCAGATCGTCTCCGGCGCCCCGGAGGTGAGCGGCAAGGTGCTGTGGGAGTCCGCGGACGGGAAACAGATCCGGGGCATCTGGCAGATCACGCCGGGCGTGGTGACCGACACCGAGGCCGATGAACTCTTCGTGGTGGTCAGCGGGCGCGCCACCGTCGAGGTGGCGGGCGGCGGGACGCTGGAGATCGGTCCCGGCGACGTATGCGTGCTGCGGGAGGGCGACCGCACCACGTGGACCGTCCACGAGACGCTGCGCAAGGCCTACCAGATCAGTTGCTGA
- a CDS encoding MFS transporter has protein sequence MTTLPDASDTGRVPDRAALPALRRRTTAVLIASQILGGLANATGIALAAVLAADISGSQALSGLASASMVAGPALLAMPLAALISRRGRRPGLVLGYLLGVVGAVVVVTSAVLGSFPMLLVGMSVFGAGSLSNLQARYAAADLAEPARRARAISTVVWATTIGAVLGPNIAAPAGRSVTGFGIPAAAGPFVWSAGVFLVAAVLIAVLLRPDPLLTARELDGSAAHPPAARSLRAGVAAVRESPRARLALVTVAVSHTTMVSIMSMTPVALTRHGAGIELIGLVISIHIAGMYAFSPVMGWLADRLGRLSVIGLAAGLLCCAALLAGTAGASHGQTMAGLFLLGLGWSAGLVSGSALLTDSVPGPARAAVQGLCDLTMNVAAGLGGLTAGLIVAHAGYGWLNAVGASLLLPMAGLALFTSRRHGVRDAAENRLSN, from the coding sequence GTGACTACGCTCCCGGACGCATCCGACACCGGCCGTGTGCCCGACCGTGCGGCGCTGCCCGCTCTGCGACGGCGCACGACCGCCGTGCTGATCGCGAGTCAGATACTCGGCGGCCTCGCGAACGCCACGGGGATCGCGCTGGCGGCCGTCCTGGCCGCCGATATCAGCGGCAGCCAGGCCCTGTCCGGGCTCGCCTCCGCCTCCATGGTGGCGGGACCCGCGCTGCTCGCGATGCCGCTGGCCGCGCTGATATCCAGGCGCGGCCGCCGTCCCGGCCTGGTCCTCGGCTATCTGCTCGGGGTGGTGGGGGCCGTGGTCGTGGTCACGAGCGCGGTGCTCGGCAGCTTCCCGATGCTGCTCGTCGGCATGTCCGTCTTCGGGGCCGGGTCCCTGAGCAACCTCCAGGCCCGGTACGCGGCCGCCGACCTCGCCGAGCCCGCACGGCGCGCCCGCGCCATCTCCACCGTGGTCTGGGCGACCACGATCGGGGCGGTGCTCGGCCCGAACATCGCCGCGCCCGCCGGTCGCAGCGTCACCGGCTTCGGCATACCGGCGGCCGCGGGCCCCTTCGTCTGGTCGGCCGGGGTGTTCCTCGTCGCGGCCGTCCTCATCGCCGTACTCCTGCGCCCGGACCCTCTGCTGACCGCCCGCGAACTGGACGGCAGCGCGGCGCACCCTCCGGCGGCCCGCTCGCTGCGGGCCGGGGTCGCCGCGGTCAGGGAGTCGCCGCGGGCCCGCCTCGCCCTGGTCACCGTCGCCGTGTCGCACACCACCATGGTGTCGATCATGTCGATGACACCGGTCGCCCTCACCCGTCACGGCGCGGGCATCGAGCTGATCGGCCTGGTCATCAGCATCCACATCGCGGGGATGTACGCGTTCTCACCGGTGATGGGCTGGCTGGCCGACCGGCTCGGACGTCTCTCGGTGATCGGCCTGGCGGCCGGACTGCTGTGCTGCGCCGCCCTGCTGGCGGGCACCGCGGGCGCGAGCCACGGTCAGACGATGGCGGGGCTCTTCCTGCTGGGCCTCGGCTGGTCGGCGGGGCTCGTCTCCGGTTCGGCCCTGCTGACCGACTCCGTGCCGGGCCCCGCCCGCGCCGCCGTGCAGGGCCTGTGCGACCTGACCATGAACGTGGCAGCCGGCCTCGGCGGCCTCACGGCCGGCCTGATCGTGGCCCACGCGGGATACGGCTGGCTGAACGCGGTGGGCGCGTCGTTGCTGCTGCCGATGGCAGGTCTGGCCCTGTTCACGTCCCGTCGCCATGGCGTGCGGGACGCGGCTGAGAACCGGCTCAGCAACTGA
- a CDS encoding methylated-DNA--[protein]-cysteine S-methyltransferase — MDSSAQFVEWAVVESDIGPLLLAATRQGLVNVVFHADEAVRDRAVRALAARFGTEPAPAVPGRAGPLEEPIRQVTAYFAGGLREFTLPLDWSLASGFNRQVLRELATGVPYGTVVGYGDLAGRVGRPAAAQAVGAAMGANPLPVVVPCHRVVESDGGLGGFGGGLEIKRRLLALEGVLPEPLF, encoded by the coding sequence ATGGACAGCAGTGCGCAGTTCGTCGAGTGGGCCGTGGTCGAGAGCGACATCGGCCCGCTGCTCCTCGCCGCCACCCGCCAGGGCCTGGTGAACGTGGTGTTCCACGCGGACGAAGCGGTGCGCGACCGGGCCGTGCGGGCCCTGGCCGCCCGCTTCGGAACCGAGCCCGCCCCGGCCGTGCCCGGCCGCGCGGGCCCGCTGGAGGAGCCCATACGTCAGGTCACGGCCTACTTCGCGGGCGGGCTGCGGGAGTTCACGCTGCCGCTCGACTGGTCGCTGGCGTCCGGTTTCAACCGGCAGGTGCTGCGCGAGTTGGCGACGGGCGTTCCGTACGGGACGGTGGTGGGCTACGGGGATCTGGCCGGCCGGGTGGGCCGGCCCGCGGCCGCCCAGGCGGTGGGCGCGGCCATGGGCGCCAACCCGCTGCCGGTGGTGGTGCCCTGCCACCGCGTGGTGGAGAGCGACGGCGGGCTGGGCGGATTCGGCGGTGGCCTGGAAATCAAGCGGCGCCTCCTCGCCCTGGAGGGGGTGCTGCCGGAGCCGCTGTTCTGA
- a CDS encoding MHYT domain-containing protein → MHGTVDGFTYGLVTPVAAFIMACLGGALGLRCTARSLRTERSFKALWLGLGATAIGSGIWTMHFIAMMGFTVREAPLGYDRGITFASLAVAIVMVGIGIFIVGYRGATPMALVTGGTITGLGVATMHYLGMAGIRMNGEFEYNTLVVSISVVIAVVAATAALWAAVSVRGFLASLAASLVMGVAVSGMHYTGMAALSVRLHGAGGAGGGESPASLLAPMLIGPVAFLLLAGVVVMFDPLVVMGKPDWDKRPPRAVPVPRHRPSFPERTSWAAPEPPREGSASPHDW, encoded by the coding sequence ATGCACGGGACGGTCGACGGATTCACCTATGGCCTCGTGACGCCGGTCGCGGCGTTCATCATGGCCTGTCTCGGCGGAGCGCTGGGACTGCGCTGCACCGCCCGGTCCCTGCGGACCGAGCGCTCCTTCAAGGCGCTCTGGCTGGGCCTCGGCGCCACCGCCATAGGGTCGGGCATCTGGACCATGCACTTCATCGCGATGATGGGCTTCACGGTCCGCGAGGCGCCGCTCGGCTACGACCGGGGCATCACCTTCGCCAGCCTCGCCGTCGCGATCGTGATGGTGGGCATCGGCATCTTCATCGTCGGCTACCGCGGCGCCACTCCCATGGCGCTGGTCACCGGGGGCACGATCACCGGCCTGGGCGTGGCCACCATGCACTACCTGGGCATGGCCGGGATCAGGATGAACGGGGAGTTCGAGTACAACACCCTGGTCGTCAGCATCTCCGTGGTGATCGCAGTGGTGGCCGCCACCGCCGCGCTGTGGGCCGCCGTCTCCGTGCGCGGCTTCCTGGCCAGCCTGGCGGCCAGCCTCGTCATGGGCGTCGCGGTCAGCGGCATGCACTACACGGGAATGGCCGCGCTCAGCGTCCGGCTGCACGGCGCCGGCGGCGCGGGCGGTGGGGAGTCGCCGGCCTCGCTGCTCGCACCGATGCTGATCGGCCCCGTCGCCTTCCTGCTCCTCGCCGGGGTGGTCGTGATGTTCGACCCGCTGGTGGTCATGGGCAAGCCCGACTGGGACAAGCGCCCGCCCCGTGCGGTACCGGTGCCGCGGCATCGCCCGTCCTTCCCGGAACGCACCAGCTGGGCGGCGCCCGAGCCCCCGCGCGAGGGCTCGGCCTCCCCGCACGACTGGTGA
- the uvrB gene encoding excinuclease ABC subunit UvrB: MRPVSKIERTVAPFEVVSPYQPSGDQPTAIAELEKRIRAGEKDVVLLGATGTGKSATTAWMIEKLQRPTLVMAPNKTLAAQLANEFRELLPNNAVEYFVSYYDYYQPEAYVPQSDTYIEKDSSINEEVERLRHSATNSLLTRRDVIVVASVSCIYGLGTPQEYVDRMVQLKVGDEIDRDQLLRRFVDIQYTRNDMAFARGTFRVRGDTIEIFPVYEELAVRIEMFGDEIEALSTLHPITGEIISEDQSLYVFPASHYVAGPERMEKAINGIEKELEQRLAELEKQGKLLEAQRLRMRTTYDIEMLRQIGSCSGVENYSMHFDGRDPGTAPNTLIDYFPEDFLLVLDESHVTVPQIGAMYEGDASRKRTLVDHGFRLPSALDNRPLKWEEFLGRIGQTVYLSATPGKYELSRGDGFVEQIIRPTGLVDPEVVVKPTEGQIDDLVHEIRRRTEKDERVLVTTLTKKMAEDLTDYFLELGIQVRYLHSDVDTLRRIELLRELRAGEYDVLVGINLLREGLDLPEVSLVAILDADKEGFLRSGTSLIQTIGRAARNVSGQVHMYADRITPAMEKAIEETNRRREKQIAYNKEKGIDPQPLRKKINDIVATIAREEVDTEELLGTGYRKGKDGKAAKAPVPSLGGKAAKTAKGAKKELTDRPAAELAGIIEEMTDRMRAAAADLQFEVAARLRDEVGELKKELRQMKEAGLA, from the coding sequence ATGCGGCCCGTTTCCAAGATCGAACGTACGGTGGCGCCCTTCGAGGTCGTCAGTCCCTACCAGCCCAGCGGTGACCAGCCGACGGCCATCGCCGAGCTGGAGAAGCGCATCCGCGCAGGTGAGAAGGATGTCGTCCTCCTCGGCGCCACCGGCACCGGAAAGTCGGCGACGACTGCCTGGATGATCGAGAAGCTCCAGCGCCCCACGCTCGTCATGGCGCCGAACAAGACGCTGGCGGCCCAGCTGGCCAACGAGTTCCGGGAGCTCCTGCCCAACAACGCCGTCGAGTACTTCGTGTCGTACTACGACTACTACCAGCCTGAGGCGTACGTCCCGCAGTCGGACACCTACATCGAGAAGGACTCCTCCATCAACGAGGAGGTCGAGCGGCTGCGCCACTCCGCGACCAACTCGCTGCTGACCCGTCGCGACGTGATCGTGGTCGCCTCCGTCTCCTGCATCTACGGCCTCGGCACCCCGCAGGAGTACGTGGACCGGATGGTCCAGCTCAAGGTTGGCGACGAGATCGACCGCGACCAGCTGCTGCGCCGCTTCGTGGACATCCAGTACACCCGCAACGACATGGCGTTCGCGCGCGGCACCTTCCGGGTGCGCGGCGACACCATCGAGATCTTCCCGGTGTACGAGGAACTGGCCGTCCGCATCGAGATGTTCGGCGACGAGATCGAGGCGCTCTCCACGCTCCACCCGATCACCGGCGAGATCATCAGCGAGGACCAGTCGCTCTACGTCTTCCCGGCCAGCCACTACGTGGCGGGCCCGGAGCGCATGGAGAAGGCCATCAACGGCATCGAGAAGGAGCTGGAACAGCGCCTCGCCGAGCTGGAGAAGCAGGGCAAGCTGCTTGAGGCCCAGCGACTTCGCATGCGCACCACGTACGACATCGAGATGCTCCGCCAGATCGGCAGCTGCTCCGGCGTCGAGAACTACTCGATGCACTTCGACGGGCGTGATCCCGGCACCGCGCCGAACACACTGATCGACTACTTCCCCGAGGACTTCCTGCTCGTCCTGGACGAGTCGCATGTGACCGTGCCGCAGATCGGCGCGATGTACGAGGGCGACGCCTCCCGCAAGCGGACGCTGGTGGACCACGGCTTCCGGCTGCCCTCCGCGCTGGACAACCGGCCGCTGAAATGGGAGGAGTTCCTCGGCCGCATCGGCCAGACCGTCTACCTGTCGGCCACCCCCGGCAAGTACGAACTGTCGCGCGGCGACGGCTTCGTGGAGCAGATCATCCGCCCCACCGGCCTGGTCGACCCTGAGGTCGTCGTCAAGCCCACCGAGGGCCAGATCGACGACCTGGTGCACGAGATCCGCCGGCGCACCGAGAAGGACGAGCGCGTCCTGGTCACCACCCTCACCAAGAAGATGGCCGAGGACCTCACCGACTACTTCCTCGAACTGGGCATCCAGGTGCGGTACTTGCACAGCGACGTCGACACCCTGCGCCGCATCGAGCTCCTGCGCGAACTGCGGGCCGGTGAGTACGACGTGCTGGTTGGCATCAACCTGCTGCGTGAGGGCCTCGACCTGCCCGAGGTCTCCCTGGTGGCGATCCTCGACGCCGACAAGGAGGGCTTCCTGCGCTCCGGCACCTCCCTGATCCAGACCATCGGCCGCGCGGCGCGCAACGTCTCCGGCCAGGTCCACATGTACGCCGACCGCATCACCCCGGCGATGGAGAAGGCCATCGAGGAGACCAACCGGCGCCGCGAGAAGCAGATCGCGTACAACAAGGAGAAGGGGATCGACCCGCAGCCCCTCCGCAAGAAGATCAACGACATCGTCGCGACCATCGCGCGCGAGGAGGTCGACACCGAGGAACTGCTCGGCACCGGATACCGCAAGGGCAAGGACGGCAAGGCGGCCAAGGCACCGGTGCCCTCGCTCGGCGGCAAGGCGGCGAAGACGGCCAAGGGTGCCAAGAAGGAGCTCACGGACCGGCCGGCGGCCGAACTGGCGGGAATCATCGAGGAGATGACCGACCGGATGCGGGCCGCGGCGGCGGACCTCCAGTTCGAGGTGGCGGCCCGGCTGCGCGACGAGGTGGGCGAGTTGAAGAAGGAGCTGCGCCAGATGAAGGAGGCGGGGCTCGCCTGA
- a CDS encoding TerD family protein, which yields MTVNLSKGQAISLEKQGGGTLTAVRMGLGWQAAPRRGLFGKRTQEIDLDASAVLFADKQPVDVVFFRHLVSDDGSVRHTGDNLVGGAGQGGDDESILVDLSRVPVHIDQIVFTVNSFTGQTFQEVQNAFCRLVDETNGQELARYTLDGGGQYTAQIMAKVHRSGAGWQMTAIGNAANGRTFQDLMPAILPHL from the coding sequence GTGACGGTCAATCTGTCCAAGGGCCAGGCCATCAGTCTGGAGAAGCAGGGTGGCGGCACCCTGACCGCGGTGCGGATGGGGCTCGGCTGGCAGGCGGCACCGCGACGGGGCCTGTTCGGCAAGCGGACGCAGGAGATCGACCTGGACGCGTCGGCGGTGCTCTTCGCCGACAAGCAGCCCGTCGACGTGGTCTTCTTCCGCCACCTCGTCAGCGACGACGGCTCGGTCCGGCACACCGGCGACAACCTCGTGGGCGGTGCAGGCCAGGGCGGTGACGACGAGTCGATCCTGGTGGACCTCTCACGAGTGCCCGTCCACATCGACCAGATCGTCTTCACGGTGAACTCGTTCACCGGCCAGACGTTCCAGGAGGTGCAGAACGCGTTCTGCCGTCTGGTCGACGAGACCAACGGCCAGGAGCTGGCCCGCTACACGCTGGACGGCGGCGGTCAGTACACCGCGCAGATCATGGCCAAGGTGCACCGCTCCGGCGCCGGCTGGCAGATGACGGCCATCGGCAACGCGGCCAACGGCCGCACCTTCCAGGACCTGATGCCGGCGATCCTGCCGCACCTGTAA
- a CDS encoding TerD family protein, translated as MTAELVRGQNHPLAQTRLEIRVSVGTPVVVGATLGDEHGTVRGAERVCHPGAPTLPGLEVSQQAAADHRMAVDLEALDDEVHRVSVLLALPANQGPSRFAAVAAPFVAVTGLDGTEIAGYTITGLGVESAVVALELYRRQGAWKIRAVGQGYAGGLAEMLADQGLPEARQLAAAIQDAIAVGASRSVAAPLPRTGDDARVRTSAPGPAGGPAPVDGQQPLAPPQSAAGGAIDYAHPRRQSTAPPPPPPAAPPAAPGEPARPVAGDATGWSMDERLYNQVWGMFEDLARTIAAYRSAVDFADSRMEQELDRALSDPRGRIGSAGDQAREEARTKREQLVERAREALDRDLAQLTAESEVVEPALPPAYARWDSPVWHAYRAPMELPMALRIGDLHLPEQPELRIPMLVRLPLERGLWIDSGRTGFEEAAFMDPDRIKGLAMDTAVAVAARLLAVYPAHEFAVHVIDPAGSAAVRLAPLTRAGVLAAPPAAGAAGVSEVLARLTQRVDLVQMAVRGGAGADALPPGVDTAEQLLIVNDFPHGFDDRALNQLRYLADEGPSVGVHLLMVADREEASEYGPVLQPLWRSLLRLTPVPDDHLADPWVGHAWTYEPPLEPPASRILEQVLGQVGAAREAGPR; from the coding sequence ATGACGGCCGAGTTGGTACGGGGACAGAACCATCCCCTGGCCCAGACCCGACTGGAAATCAGGGTGTCGGTCGGCACCCCGGTCGTGGTGGGCGCCACACTCGGCGACGAGCACGGCACGGTGCGCGGAGCGGAGCGGGTCTGCCACCCTGGCGCGCCGACCCTGCCCGGCCTGGAAGTCTCCCAGCAGGCCGCCGCCGACCACCGCATGGCCGTCGACCTGGAGGCACTGGACGACGAGGTGCACCGGGTGAGCGTGCTCCTCGCCCTGCCCGCCAACCAGGGCCCCAGCCGTTTCGCGGCCGTCGCAGCCCCCTTCGTCGCCGTCACAGGCCTCGACGGCACCGAGATCGCCGGCTACACCATCACCGGCCTCGGCGTGGAGTCCGCCGTCGTCGCCCTGGAGCTCTACCGCCGCCAGGGCGCCTGGAAGATCCGCGCCGTCGGGCAGGGGTACGCGGGCGGCCTCGCCGAAATGCTCGCCGACCAGGGCCTGCCCGAGGCACGGCAGCTGGCCGCCGCGATCCAGGACGCGATCGCCGTCGGTGCCTCCCGCTCTGTGGCGGCGCCCCTGCCCCGTACGGGCGACGATGCCCGGGTACGGACGTCCGCGCCCGGTCCGGCGGGCGGGCCCGCACCGGTGGACGGTCAACAGCCCCTCGCCCCGCCCCAGTCGGCGGCCGGCGGTGCCATCGACTACGCGCATCCGCGCCGGCAGAGCACCGCGCCACCGCCACCGCCCCCGGCCGCGCCGCCCGCCGCCCCCGGCGAGCCCGCCCGGCCCGTCGCGGGCGACGCCACCGGCTGGTCCATGGACGAGCGGCTCTACAACCAGGTGTGGGGCATGTTCGAGGACCTGGCCCGCACCATCGCCGCCTACCGCAGCGCCGTCGACTTCGCCGACTCGCGGATGGAGCAGGAGCTGGACCGCGCCTTGTCCGACCCGCGCGGCCGCATCGGCTCGGCAGGGGACCAGGCGCGCGAGGAGGCCCGGACCAAGCGCGAGCAGCTCGTCGAGCGGGCCCGGGAGGCGCTGGATCGCGATCTCGCCCAGCTGACCGCCGAATCCGAGGTCGTCGAGCCGGCTCTGCCGCCCGCCTACGCCCGCTGGGACAGTCCGGTGTGGCACGCCTACCGGGCTCCGATGGAGCTCCCCATGGCGCTGCGGATCGGCGATCTGCATCTGCCCGAGCAGCCGGAACTGCGCATTCCGATGCTGGTCCGGCTGCCGCTCGAGCGGGGCCTGTGGATCGATTCAGGTCGTACCGGCTTCGAAGAGGCCGCCTTCATGGACCCCGACCGGATCAAGGGCCTGGCGATGGACACGGCGGTGGCGGTCGCGGCCCGGCTGCTCGCGGTCTATCCGGCGCATGAGTTCGCGGTCCACGTCATCGACCCGGCGGGCTCGGCCGCGGTCCGCCTCGCCCCGCTCACCCGCGCGGGGGTGCTCGCCGCACCGCCCGCGGCGGGAGCCGCCGGGGTAAGCGAAGTACTCGCCCGGCTCACCCAGCGTGTGGACCTCGTGCAGATGGCGGTCCGGGGCGGCGCGGGCGCCGACGCGCTGCCGCCCGGCGTGGACACCGCGGAACAGTTGTTGATCGTCAATGACTTTCCGCACGGTTTCGACGACCGTGCCCTGAACCAACTGCGCTACCTCGCCGACGAGGGGCCGTCGGTCGGCGTGCACCTCCTGATGGTCGCCGATCGCGAGGAGGCCAGCGAGTACGGGCCGGTCCTCCAGCCGCTGTGGCGCTCGCTGCTCAGGCTGACGCCGGTGCCCGACGACCACCTCGCCGACCCGTGGGTGGGGCACGCCTGGACGTACGAGCCGCCGTTGGAGCCGCCCGCCAGCCGGATCCTGGAGCAGGTCCTCGGCCAGGTCGGCGCCGCCCGCGAAGCCGGGCCCCGTTAG